Proteins from a genomic interval of Halarsenatibacter silvermanii:
- a CDS encoding AI-2E family transporter, producing MFKLNISYKTLIIRIITFLIIVAALKLFIFHLTPFFLAFLAALILEKPVSLLAKKMPRIVAVLISLSLFLIIVISIIMLLASSIISELIELARLLPEYRDAISMQLENLIQQQEEFFEVIPDEVASLLEQNLYLVYQRGERILSQTMNRILNITFNLPGIIIFIIFTIFSTFFISRDKEYIFSSISRKVDISDENKLKMISDFSTYVRVQFFIIIHTTVWVAVVLNLLDFPYAFMLAIAVGVLELIPVVGPGGILIPLFLLNLFFEPLHSLILIIVYMIISGFRPFLESNLLAKSIGVHPLILLLGLYVGLTFMGFQGIILAPLSIITFKVIMVADVGI from the coding sequence ATGTTTAAATTAAATATCTCCTACAAAACCTTAATAATAAGGATCATTACATTTCTGATCATAGTAGCCGCCCTAAAATTATTTATTTTTCATTTAACACCCTTTTTTCTGGCTTTTCTGGCTGCTCTGATTCTGGAGAAACCGGTTTCTCTGCTTGCAAAGAAAATGCCCAGAATTGTAGCTGTGTTGATAAGTCTCTCGCTGTTTTTAATTATAGTAATAAGCATTATAATGCTTTTAGCTTCCAGTATAATCTCGGAATTGATAGAGCTGGCCCGCCTGCTGCCGGAATACAGGGATGCTATCTCGATGCAGCTGGAAAATCTGATTCAACAGCAGGAAGAATTCTTTGAGGTGATCCCGGACGAGGTGGCTTCGCTGCTCGAGCAGAATCTCTATCTGGTTTATCAGCGCGGAGAAAGAATTCTCTCTCAAACTATGAACAGAATATTGAATATAACATTCAATCTGCCCGGCATTATAATATTTATCATCTTCACTATATTTTCCACTTTCTTTATCAGCCGCGACAAGGAATATATTTTTTCTTCCATATCGAGAAAGGTGGATATATCGGATGAAAACAAACTGAAAATGATCAGCGATTTTTCCACCTATGTCAGGGTCCAGTTTTTCATCATTATTCATACCACTGTCTGGGTGGCTGTAGTTTTAAACCTGCTGGATTTCCCCTACGCATTTATGCTGGCCATTGCTGTCGGTGTGCTCGAACTCATTCCTGTCGTGGGACCAGGAGGAATATTAATCCCCTTATTTTTGCTAAATTTATTCTTCGAACCGCTCCACTCGCTGATATTGATTATAGTTTATATGATAATCTCCGGATTTCGACCTTTTCTGGAATCGAACCTGCTTGCTAAGAGCATCGGAGTGCATCCGCTCATATTGCTGCTGGGACTTTATGTCGGCCTTACCTTTATGGGTTTTCAGGGCATTATTTTAGCCCCGCTCTCGATAATTACTTTCAAGGTGATCATGGTGGCCGATGTAGGGATTTGA
- a CDS encoding ABC transporter substrate-binding protein, with product MSKLLICLLIFSVMFAVPGDVVEADEPEVELTVAGGAVGAELEATERAAEMFMEENPEVEVTVYDTPDSTDERRSLYLQYFEAESPEVDVYQVDVMWPGDMADHLLDLYEYGAEDYVDEHIQGIVDNNTTADGELVAMPWFVDAGIMYYREDLLEEYDLDVPETWGELEEKARIIQEGEREENPDFHGYVWQGDAYEGLTCNVLEWFASNDGGTFVSHDEEVTVLNENNEYMLDKAAGWVGDISPSGITGYMEEDARATFQNGNAAFMRNWPYAYPMLEDSEAFGPEDFGVTEIPAGPEGESAATLGGWQIAASEHSDHPEYAAELALFLASEEVQKERALIAGDPPTVKSLYEDEEILEAYPYWEDFYEVFVNAVPRPSTVTAPDYHAVSEAIYSEAHSVLTGDQDALTALEYMEIEIMDITGFPPGDPN from the coding sequence TTGAGTAAGTTACTTATCTGCCTGCTAATTTTTTCCGTCATGTTTGCAGTTCCCGGTGATGTGGTGGAGGCTGATGAACCCGAGGTTGAACTGACCGTCGCCGGAGGTGCGGTGGGAGCAGAGCTGGAAGCCACCGAAAGAGCTGCTGAAATGTTTATGGAAGAAAATCCCGAAGTTGAAGTCACTGTCTATGATACGCCGGATTCGACCGATGAAAGAAGAAGTCTTTATCTGCAGTATTTTGAAGCCGAAAGTCCAGAGGTAGATGTTTATCAGGTCGATGTTATGTGGCCTGGAGATATGGCTGACCATCTTTTAGACCTTTATGAATACGGTGCAGAAGATTATGTCGATGAACACATCCAGGGTATAGTTGATAACAACACCACTGCTGATGGTGAACTTGTAGCCATGCCCTGGTTTGTAGATGCAGGCATAATGTATTATCGCGAAGATCTGCTGGAAGAGTATGATCTCGATGTTCCGGAAACCTGGGGTGAACTCGAAGAAAAAGCCAGAATAATTCAGGAAGGGGAAAGAGAAGAAAACCCCGACTTTCACGGTTATGTCTGGCAGGGCGATGCTTATGAGGGCCTGACCTGCAATGTGCTGGAATGGTTTGCCTCCAACGACGGCGGCACTTTTGTATCTCATGATGAAGAAGTCACGGTGCTCAATGAAAATAACGAATATATGCTCGATAAGGCTGCCGGCTGGGTGGGAGATATCTCTCCTTCTGGCATAACCGGTTATATGGAAGAAGATGCCAGGGCTACTTTCCAGAATGGCAATGCCGCTTTTATGAGAAACTGGCCCTATGCCTATCCCATGCTCGAAGATAGTGAAGCTTTCGGTCCTGAAGATTTTGGCGTAACCGAAATTCCTGCCGGGCCCGAGGGAGAGAGCGCAGCAACATTAGGAGGCTGGCAGATCGCAGCCAGTGAACACAGCGATCATCCTGAATACGCAGCCGAGCTTGCCCTCTTTTTGGCAAGCGAGGAAGTTCAGAAGGAAAGAGCTTTAATAGCCGGCGATCCGCCGACTGTAAAATCGCTATATGAAGACGAGGAAATATTAGAAGCCTATCCCTACTGGGAAGACTTCTATGAAGTGTTTGTCAATGCTGTACCCCGACCTTCGACGGTGACCGCGCCCGATTATCATGCTGTTTCCGAGGCAATTTACTCTGAAGCTCATAGCGTATTAACCGGCGATCAGGATGCCCTGACAGCTCTGGAATACATGGAAATCGAAATCATGGATATAACCGGATTTCCTCCCGGTGATCCCAACTAA